Genomic window (Rosa chinensis cultivar Old Blush chromosome 6, RchiOBHm-V2, whole genome shotgun sequence):
gtttgcagttaactaaataactctcaaaagataaaggtaagcccgttcgtgaatgaacttcgtgagattactcacctcgaaattcttgccgcgtcttcacaccactagactacttacagaatgcactctgtcaagcacctaagaaaagtacagccttgattcagtcaatgaaacacaaggaataacgttcgaaaccttaaatcgaaccaaaattcccaaagtgatgccaatcgaggcgaaaccacatccaagaccacccaatgtctccagaatacatctacgatcgatgtgaccaaaccacaagtcgatcggacgctcaaatcctcacggaacGAATAATTTCACCGacatgaaacggcaaaaatcataacaattgcatacgaactccaaaatttgcatattatatatcgaaacgctcgtatcaacgagtagaacatatataatactaaaaacagttccttaagtggccggaacgccgccacagacggtggcgcaccgccgccggccaaaactcaatatttcacaaaactcctaacatcaaagttcttcatctaagccggccggaaaacacaactccggcaaCTTTgtggcttcatgtttccttggttgagttcagaataggcttgctgatcgatctatggtgtttgttttgatcggtttacgtggaaatcggtttaactcagttgggattactgttcacggcttgtgaggtagttttcgatcccttaagcttgttttctgacttcgagccgggtccgaaaacaccaacctgcaccgccttctaccgccgccaccactgagaatcggtgctagaggacaccacaaggacgaccagacggaggagacgaactgatctggaaagtttcgtcgccggagaccgccgcagttcgccggaaaagtcgggtcggatcgtccgggttcgggtcgggtcagccggataatttcgattctgaaggtgcagccgagagagaagagagagaaaggaaatggttttctggaaaaggaaacttatgaaaatagtaagtttctccttcgggaaacttctatttataccaaaatggaaattctttctaatggccataactttctcgtacgaactccgattctcgcgttccaagtgtccacgaactcgtatcgacgcactctacaacttttgtgaaggaagttttcagagtaccccaacgtataaaaagtcaaccttgaaccccccctaaagtcatactttccgaatagaaattcatccgaaacacttccgctccatccacgagtcacgaaaccgtccaataaccataacttagattccggaaaatcctcggaaaataaatgcGAATTTCCGGGACATCACATAACTGATACTAAAAAAGGATcgatgaacaaatattaataataattggAATAAAAATTAATACCTTTTGATGATTGATACTATCTCTTTTTCAACTGAAagtttgtttgattaaattttgtttCCCAAACTGTAATTTATAGCACCTCAACATCAATATCAATGAGTGGTTTGCATTGGATGTGCACAACGTGCACAGTTATTCAATATGGAAGTACATCAGTGCACAATTAGTATTGGATTTGGAAAGTCAATGCATAATTAACATTGGATATGGAAAAGGGTACACAATTTGCATTGGATATGGAAACTGAAATTGTAGCTATTGGTTACCATATTAGATACAAAAACAAGCAAACTTAGCTAATAAAAACTAAGTACAATTATCTGTATGTTAGAGAAAAATTTGGAATCTTATTTGTATTTTGACTCTAATCCACTTCAattaaaactctttttttttttttttgaaaatcatTCTCAATATGCACCTAATATATTAGAAATAATAGATATGCGGCAAATTAAAACTGATAATTATGTCAGTGAATTAAACCTGGTTAATAATTATATTTGAAATACCACCAATTTTTACTAAACGTATGAGAATTTAATGGATACAGATATGCATAATTTATTTGGTAATTATGCCATTAACTTATAATACTAAAACTCTAATAACATATTAAATCTAAAAACAtaagaaaataatgaaacataTATTTTTTGCAATACGATTGAATATGGAAGTGCACCAATGCACAATTAGAATTGGACTTGGAAAGTCAATGCATAACTAACATTGAATATGGAAAAAGGTGCACAATTAGCATTGGATATGGAAACTGAAATTGTAGCTATTAGTTACCATATTGGATACGAAAACAAGAAACGTGTACGTGGCTAATAAAAACTAAATACGATTATCTGTATGTTAGAGAAGAATTTGGGATCTTATTTGTATTTTGACTCTTACCCACTTCAAttcaaacttcttcttttttttgaaaacttATTCTTAATCTGCACCTAATATATTAGAAATAATAGATATACGGCAAACTCATAATTATGCTGGAAAAGTAAATCTGGTTAATAATTATATTTAAACAACCATCAATTTTTATTAAACTTATGACaatttaggggggtgtattgtatatggaattactggcacttttaaagaaatccatggaatttaaaagtttgggtgtattcaatagagacttttaacagtccataaaagtctgggtgtattcaattaggattttaaaaaatctttatgaattccaccaaagtctaggggtattcaattaggacttttaaaaatgaatagaagtttaggggtattcaaaatatcattcatacatacggaattagaaaatcatggaaaatcatggactttgtagtgttaagtataaataccaaattccaatatttttccagccaccagagcaaagattttgagcgTGGAAAAGTctgtcaaagttcttctctctgcgcGTTCAAGGTTGgtcctccatcatctctctttcatgatttctttttcttttctctattattttgtgatatcaacctctaatacctaacatgttcattgttgttgttgaatttgatttttttttttttttcaattgtgatgctTGGAACCCTAATATTATCATCAACTCCTAAAACAAAGCCAAATAATGTATATGCCTAATGCTTTTACGGTTCGATCATAGTCCTGCATACTATTGCGGTTATTGCTATTGTCGTCGCTTGTTTGCTGcgtatgtttcttcttctttgtttttctcgctaggttttctgtttcttttgtatttgttgcTGTCCTATATGGCatggttctcttttttttgctACTGCTTTGCCCTTGTGGCTCTTAAGTTCGGGTAGATTAGCCAAACggtgggtgtttttttttttttttccttcatgccAGAACTTCTTTTCTATACCTAATAGTGTGTGTGATTTTACCCTGCATTGAGATGGGACTTATGTTGACAATCTCATGTCAACTTTCTTAAAATGATAGTAATGTCAAAGGTGCGATTTGGTTCAAGCTTTGGGTGAATCTATACAGagttattaattttcattcaaattttgcTTTAACCCTTCAATTTGAAGCCAATGTTGGCCACCACTAAAGTCGACAATGGCTGATAAAATTATGTCaggttatttattttctttttctaaaattttagtgTTGTTTTTTATGCTTTGAGAATATTATATGTATGTTGAGCAGAGCTTTAATGTTAGAAATTTTACTTTGGGATTACAGAGTAGTAGGTTGAGTAAATAGGATCACTGAATGTTCAAAGAGTTAATTCAGCTAAGTTTGTAGTCAGCTGAGAGATAGGAATATTGTTCTggagttttgattcatgttgGTTGGGCAAATTGCCATGATGACAGTTGTCTGGTACCTTGATTCAGTTTTGTCATCTTTATGGACCTCAATTTCTTTAGGATtcagattctttttattttctccttcAAATTCCCATGGAAACAGATCGTGATCAAGTTTTGGGGTTATGAGAGTCTGATTTGTGCAATTTATGAGTActgtttataatcatattgtatGGCATGCtataaaaaacaaacaagtgtggatcaaaatgtaattgaatgaattatgaaacaaagaaaaattaatcaaagaGAAGTTGGCTAGGTAATAATCAATATGAacaatgtatcaaaatttgctATTTTTGTCTCTGCACCCAATTGTCTGAGTTGGTTCCTTTTGTATGCTTAATGcatgtttaaagaaaagaagaaaaaaaaaaaaaaccttgcatACGTTTTGAAGTAATGCTTCTTACCAGAATGATTCCTTATCCCTAGTAGCCAAAAGCATTGCTCTTAATATGAATAGATTCAAGCTGATGAAGGATACCAGCAACTcttctttactttattattttgttgtgtcaGAAAGCAATTTAGGAGAGTATGAAAACAGGACATTGGTGCATGTTTATATTGATATACACACCTGATAGTTGTGCGTCTTGATAACAGAAGGGTTGTCATTTGGGGTCTAAtatctttcttgtttctttgtggAGCCATGTAccttggacttctaatttttttttccagtctATACTTCCCTTATGTTTATATTGTTCTGAATTATAATGTTTTGATTGATAAAAGTtgcatgtatgattacttttacGCAATCGTATAGATGGGAGATTCACAAGGGAATGGTAAAAGAAAAGATTACAAAACTTGGAATGCTGAAGAGAGCAATGTTTTGCTTCAACTTATGGTTGAAGGCGCCAAACTTGGATTGCGTGATATTAATGGTGTGATAAGCAAACAAACAGTAGAGACGAAGCTACTTCCTAAACTGAAGGAAAAACTTGGTTGTGAAATAAGTTTTAGTCATTACCAAAGTAGAGTGAAATGGTTTAAGAAACAATACACCAATTACTCTCAACTTATGCGTCATAGTTCTGGATTTGGGTGGGATCCGATCACAAAGAGATTCACTGCTGATGATGAAGTATGGGCAGATTATTTGAAGGTGAGCTTAttgctttttcattttattctaATTTAGATTTATAGTTATTTCAAATGGTTATCATCATATTGACAagtgtattttttttccctactaGTCACATCCAACGCATGGGCACTTTCGGTCagaaacttttccagactatgagGACTTGAAAATTGCAGTTGGAAATGGAACTGCAACTGGAATGGGCTCAATCAGTTTAGGTGATGATACAGATGCCTCTACATTTGGAGCGGAAGAAAACGGACCTTGGGGAATTGATGGATTAGTTTTTGATCGAAATACTAACATGTTCGTGCAAAGTGAAAATGAGTCATCACACCAAGAAAACTCGCCATCTCTTTCACAACAACCCTCCCAAGGTACCAATGTAGATGCTCCACCACATAGCAGGACTCAAGGAAAACGGAGTAGGACTGACTATGAAAATAATAGCGGCTCAAAGGGGGCAACTAGTCAGGCTGAGGTTTTAGAAAACTTATCAAGTGGCATTGGTAAAATTGTCACAAGTTTTGATAAAATTTGTGGCTTAATggagaagagagaatcaagAGAGAGTGATCTTTTGGATGCTATGAACGAGACCCCAGGATTAACTGATGAGGCTTGCTTTATGGCTCTTGATTTGCTTAATACTAAAGCAAAGCAAGATTTCTTCTTGAAGATGACTCTTGAACAACGACATAATTGGATCACCTATAAACAAATGCAATAGGTGTGGGTCAATCTCCACTAGCGACACCTAATAAGCAATAGGCTATGttctattattaattttaagttatggagtttgattttattttgtttgaattgCAGCTTGTTTTGAATGATTTTAAACTGGTATGTTATGAAttacaatttgattttttgtttgaatatttatgatttttgatttgcttttgaatgaatgttaatatgaatagtgatatattttttttataaatatgttTAGGTGCTTTCTCTATTAGCAATGTCTGAAATGGACATGTATGGagctgatgaagaggaagagcaaTTTTACGAGGCTGTTAAGATATTATTAATGGCAATACAAGCAGTGATTTATGTGTTATACGAACTTGTGTTCAGCATACGTGGTGAACATATTAGACGTCCGCTGACTCGTCGACCAGTGACATCAAGTGGATACATATATATGCACAACATATTGGACAGAGACCCTCAAATCTTTAGAGATGTGTATAGAATGTATCCTGACGTGTTTCGAAAATTATGTAGCATCCTAAAAGCGAAAACACCTTTACGGGATACAAGACACATTTGTGTTGAAGAAATGCTTGCAACCTTTTTACTAGTTGTCGGCCAAAATAATCGATACAGTGAAGCTCGGCTGATATTTGAGCGATCTCATTTTGCTGTTAGCAGAAGTTTCAACAAAGTCTTGAAGGCCTTGAATACAATAGCACCACAGTTTATGGCTAAACCTGAATCCATACCACCTAACATAAGAGAAAGTACAAGGTTCTATCCTTACTTTAAGGTAAGCAATGCAACTTTTATGGATGgttaattatttatttcattgTACAGTAATGAAgatattatttcattttttcttttcagctattgatatctttttcattattttaggaTTGTGTCGGAGCTATAGATGGCACGCATATTCCTGCAACGGTAGTTGGACGTGAGGTAAGCAGATATCGAAATCGCCATGGGAAGATATCACAAAATGTATTAGCAGCTTGTAACTTTGATTTACAGTTCATATATGTGATTAGTGGATGGGAGGGTTCCGCTCATGATTCAAAAGTGTTGAATGATGCGATTTCTAGACGAAATGGACTCAAAGTGCCACCAGGTATAGTTTTACgtgcataaaaaaaattcagagtacttattacaatttatgtcatataacatatatataacatactaATTGCACatgtttttattattaggtAAATATTACTTAGGGGACTGCGGATTCCCAAATCGACGTCGGTTCCTAGCTCCATTTCGAGGTACTCGATATCACCTCAAAGATTttggtggtgaaggaaatcatccTGTCAATGCAATTGAGTTATTCAATCTTCGCCATGCTTCCTTGAGGAACGTAATTGAGAGAATATTTGGAATATTTAAGTCGcgtttcacaatcttcaaatcAGCACCACCATTTTTATATAAGACACAAGCAGAACTAGTTTTGGCTTGTGCAGGACTGCACAATTTTCTTCGACAGGAATGTCGTTCAGATGAATTTCCTCCTGAACCAGAAGAAGATCCGATAGACAATCACGAAGATAATTTTGAATGGGATGATTTTCAAACCCAAGATCAGCAAAGAGAGAATGCTAATGAATGGAGAATGAGTATTGCTACTCATATGTGGACAGATGCCCAACCAAAtgccaacaatgaaaacaatgacaatcaagaaagtgaaaatgaggGAGAAGAATAAATCATATCATTATTTCAAAGACGTCTGCTTATTTGGCATGAAACTTCatcaatgtgtttttttttcccttctcttttttggatatcttttggtttggttgattatatttggaggcttttcctttattttcttatatgtttgtttcatgACATTATTTGAGCTTCTCTGATTCCTACGCTAATGGTCATTAGTTAACATAGCTATGGCATCGTATTTTATTCTCTGACTAATAAACtagcttggtttttctttttataagtaTTGTGAAATCTACATAAGTCATTCATATAAAGTCTATAGATTTTTACAAATCAGTAAAAATCTGTGCTAAAAATCAGTAAAAGTCAATGGTttttaaaaaatcaataaaagtctatgaACTTTTTATGGAATCCATGGacttttgaaaaagtctatcatttaaaaaaactccacacaaatccaaatacaatacaccccccttaatgGATACAGAGATGCATAGTTTATTTTGCAATTATGCCCATTAACTAATTATACAAAAACTCTAATAacattttaaatataaaaacagaagaaaataatGACACATATACTTTTTGCAATACGGATTGCAAGGAAAGATGATTAATttgtaaatttgaataaattgaaTACAAAAAATAATTAGATATTATTACTTCACACTCTTAACCGTATCTATATCAGATACTTATCCGAATATTTAATATCATATATTAATTTAGTATTTTATTTAGCAATGAATACGGATTTTTGTCTTTAATAAATGTATTAACTTATTTTGTCACTGTTATCAGTAcccataaaacaaagaatactaaaaatataaaagggtgTCATTTGCTCTACTCAAATGATACAGTTAGAAAAGTGTATCCAAAATGGGTGGCCACTAGagattttgctagtagtgcttTGACAACGTCGTTTGAAAGTAAGGTCTGTGCGATTTTCCAGGGACGAGATAGAGGAGTATGATTTTGTTCAACGAAGCTAGTGTTTCGATGAAGTAGTAAGGGTATTAATGGAAGAGAGGCGGAGAGTGGAGGAAGATGGTTCACAATTCCTGCAGTAGAGGTCACCACATTGAATCTGAGCTTCAATGATTTAGATACTGAAGCTACGAAGCTCATTGGTTTGGGTGTTTTCTCGTTCGTtccaataattttctttttacaaTGGTCATTTCATGACCTTCTTCCATTGAAATCATTCAAATTTTAAGTATTTCATTTAGTTTCTGAAGTTTATTGATcccaataaaagttttattgcccccaataatatgtttttcttttcgTCAATAAAAGgtcaataaaacttttattcgcccctacaaaaatataatctcttcatcttctacctcaatcaaagttttatttgtctagttTTAGAGGTTAGTCCTTCTTCTCCCCAATAAAATTtcattgccccctaataaaagattttgaattgatgtaatcttctcatcttcttcctcaatcaaagttttatatgtctaattttagggagattagttctcattccccCTAATAAATTTTTGTTCCCCTCCATTAAAAGCTAATAAACTttcattgccccccaataaaagattttgaattgatgtcaTCTCCTCATCTTTTTtctcaatcaaagttttatttgtctaattttatggCGATGAGTCTTTCTTCTCAATGCCTCAATTTTATTGGTTTTATTGTCCCTCAATAAACCTTTTACTGGGGGACggtaataaaaatttattgggggacaaCAAAAGTCTTCGGCAACCTCTCCAGTAatctatgagatctccgacgacaTCTGGCGAAGTCTGGCGATCTTCGGCGAGGTTTCTGACAAAGTCCAGCTACCTTCAACAAGGTTTCTGGCGAAGTCTTAGATGACTTCTCTCACTTCCACTCTCTATATTTGTCACAAAGGGTAGATGACAAAATAGTCTAAAcaaaaaacaggaaaaaaaaaaacttaattgggtattagggaacaaAATAACTTATCTTATGGATAATGGGGAAATTTATAAGTTTAATAGGATAAGTGGGGTTAGTGTAGCTCAAATTAGGATAAAGgaacatttcacttttttttttcctctctctctcttgataCATGAATGCAAAAATTTGATCTTGCTAATTTTAGTATAATATGTAAAAAATGAAGATTACAATAGTGTTTATAAGCTTGTGTATAtccaatttattattatttgagTTTGAAGTTGGTTGATTTTTTAGGCTTCTTTattgaaatgaaattttgttgAAGCAATTAACGATTAGAATCATTTAGAAGGATGAACATTGTTTATTTATGAAAGCAAgaaaaaccctagggttttttAGCAGAGAAAGCAGCGACGCCTTCCCGTTGGCTCTAGCAGCGGAGGCTTCTCGTCAGCAGCGTATGTGGGATGCGTGGGAGGCAGAGGAGCGTGGTCGTCGCTTGGCCTGAAGAGCAGGTGTAGAGGTTGGTTTTTTCTCCTTCTTGGGGTTGAGGAAAAAAGGATCTCTTCGACGGCCAAAGTTGGGATTCCGAGTTTCTGCAATCCGGGAAGAGAGATATCTGGTCTTGGTGTGTTTGTAGGATCAAGGTTGAGCAGCGGCAAGAGGAGGTAGCGCCGACTTGGGTTTTCCGGACTTGGTTGAGTGACGAGCGGTGTGGTAGTTGTCGGCTTGGAGGTGCAGCACGGCGATCCTGGTTTTTCCTGCTTGGGTCATCGAACCAAAGGAAGGCAACCGGAGATGACGGCAGTGCCGACACAGGCAGCCTGGTAGCGATCTGAAGCTCTTCGCAGTCTTCTTGCCTGGGCTTGGGCCTCTAGCTTTGGGCCTGGGCCATGTGGGGTCAGTTTTTGGGCCCAAGTGAGTGGATTTGATTCTATTATGGATTGAGCCAGGTTGGAGGGTGCCTTGACACCCTCATTCATTACTTAATGCCTTGGGCTAGCCTGGCCTAAGAGTTCGACCTCCTTGGGTGACGGTGGGCCTTTAAGGTCTCTAAAGTGCCAGTTGCAATTCAGATCATGATTCTAtggaattggtaattatctcgAGTTGGACTGGAGAAAGTGGCTTATAGATGAGGATTGACTTCTATTTGTTTGCTGGGAAGTAGCTCTCTtttcgtaccacaattgcgtgcctggcGGATGGAGGGTTAGAATATGAGTTTTCCTCAGAAGACAaggagttgttctttgtttatgggtTCGCTTTACAAGAGAGCTCaaattgacttgt
Coding sequences:
- the LOC112171672 gene encoding uncharacterized protein At2g29880 produces the protein MRHSSGFGWDPITKRFTADDEVWADYLKSHPTHGHFRSETFPDYEDLKIAVGNGTATGMGSISLGDDTDASTFGAEENGPWGIDGLVFDRNTNMFVQSENESSHQENSPSLSQQPSQGTNVDAPPHSRTQGKRSRTDYENNSGSKGATSQAEVLENLSSGIGKIVTSFDKICGLMEKRESRESDLLDAMNETPGLTDEACFMALDLLNTKAKQDFFLKMTLEQRHNWITYKQMQ
- the LOC112169208 gene encoding protein ALP1-like isoform X2; its protein translation is MHNILDRDPQIFRDVYRMYPDVFRKLCSILKAKTPLRDTRHICVEEMLATFLLVVGQNNRYSEARLIFERSHFAVSRSFNKVLKALNTIAPQFMAKPESIPPNIRESTRFYPYFKDCVGAIDGTHIPATVVGREFIYVISGWEGSAHDSKVLNDAISRRNGLKVPPGKYYLGDCGFPNRRRFLAPFRGTRYHLKDFGGEGNHPVNAIELFNLRHASLRNVIERIFGIFKSRFTIFKSAPPFLYKTQAELVLACAGLHNFLRQECRSDEFPPEPEEDPIDNHEDNFEWDDFQTQDQQRENANEWRMSIATHMWTDAQPNANNENNDNQESENEGEE
- the LOC112169208 gene encoding protein ALP1-like isoform X1 is translated as MHNILDRDPQIFRDVYRMYPDVFRKLCSILKAKTPLRDTRHICVEEMLATFLLVVGQNNRYSEARLIFERSHFAVSRSFNKVLKALNTIAPQFMAKPESIPPNIRESTRFYPYFKDCVGAIDGTHIPATVVGREVSRYRNRHGKISQNVLAACNFDLQFIYVISGWEGSAHDSKVLNDAISRRNGLKVPPGKYYLGDCGFPNRRRFLAPFRGTRYHLKDFGGEGNHPVNAIELFNLRHASLRNVIERIFGIFKSRFTIFKSAPPFLYKTQAELVLACAGLHNFLRQECRSDEFPPEPEEDPIDNHEDNFEWDDFQTQDQQRENANEWRMSIATHMWTDAQPNANNENNDNQESENEGEE